One window from the genome of Cricetulus griseus strain 17A/GY chromosome 2, alternate assembly CriGri-PICRH-1.0, whole genome shotgun sequence encodes:
- the Tmem249 gene encoding transmembrane protein 249 — protein MALRVPKEQTSGFPASTVAKRFQLWALGLFSTERHLAKRLKNNSFYPFKQQQPDVFVLEYYLDTLWKGTLLFIVCLLLICCGILRQVEKQETWCFPAYGMAVGLWLMVSSIPRRRLVLNHTRGMYHFSIRGRTVCQGPMHLVYVRLALSSDAYGRCFFQLVLCGHKLEPLVLVQLSERYEQMEFLGRHIARKLNINYFDYLASSYRHVIRHWPLGATFSPGIVQRKTQIYTKSSVTDLDV, from the exons GTCCCCAAGGAGCAGACCAGTGGCTTCCCCGCGTCTACTGTTGCCAAGCGTTTCCAGCTCTGGGCCCTAGGACTCTTCTCTACTGAGCGCCACTTAGCCAAGCGTCTCAAGAACAACAGCTTCTACCCCTTCAAGCAGCAGCAGCCGGATG TCTTTGTGCTCGAGTACTACCTGGACACGCTCTGGAAGGGGACGCTGCTTTTTATCGTCTGCCTTCTCTTGATCTGCTGTGGTATCCTCAGACAG GTGGAGAAGCAGGAGACCTGGTGCTTTCCTGCCTATGGCATGGCTGTAGGCCTGTGGCTCATGGTTTCCTCAATTCCCCGGCGCCGCCTAGTGCTGAACCACACTCGTGGCATGTACCATTTTTCTATCCGTGGCCGAACTGTATGTCAGGGGCCAATGCATCTGGTCTACGTGCGCCTGGCACTCAGCTCTGATG CCTATGGCAGGTGCTTCTTCCAACTGGTCCTTTGTGGCCACAAGCTAGAGCCACTTGTGCTGGTGCAGCTGTCAGAGCGATATGAG CAAATGGAATTTCTGGGCCGGCACATTGCCCGGAAACTCAACATCAACTACTTTGACTACCTGGCCTCTTCATATCGTCATGTAATCCGCCACTGGCCACTGGGGGCCACCTTTAGCCCTGGTATTGTGCAGCGAAAAACACAAATCTACACTAAGTCAAGTGTCACCGACCTGGATGTTTAA